In a single window of the Danio rerio strain Tuebingen ecotype United States chromosome 20, GRCz12tu, whole genome shotgun sequence genome:
- the si:dkey-51e6.1 gene encoding si:dkey-51e6.1 (The RefSeq protein has 2 substitutions compared to this genomic sequence), whose amino-acid sequence MADALSKVPDVDIDPEGVSKYIQVNLKVKGGNDHKVIVRGTKTAEYHNHIFQKVNPAMEALGLECNCLGGGKIDHNNTEKKLRVFGESTAYGKADHAVTVEKLKCVFKDYEITME is encoded by the exons ATGGCAGACGCTTTGAGCAAAGTTCCCGACGTCGACATCGATCCCGAGGGCGTTTTTAAATACATACAAGTGAACCTAAAAGTTAAAGGTGGAAATGATCATAAAGTGATAGTCAGAGGAACTAAAACTGCCGAGTATCATA ATCATATATTTGAAAAGGTCAATCCTGCTATGGAGGCTTTGGGGCTGGAGTGTAACTGTCTTGGAGGCGGCAAGATTGACCACAATAACACAGAAAAGAAGCTTCGGGTGTTTGGAGAGTCTACG GCATATGGGAAGGCTGACCATGCTGTCACAGTGGAAAAGCTAAAATGTGTCTTCAAAGACTATGAAATAACTATGGAATAA